A section of the Chrysiogenia bacterium genome encodes:
- a CDS encoding Na/Pi cotransporter family protein, which yields MIKELVFFVLGGLGLFLYGMKLLSEGLQVMAGDRLRRIISAVTDNRVLGVGTGLLVTMIVQSSSVTTVMVVSFVNAGVMELMQAASVVLGANIGTTITGWILVLKIHKYALPILGLGTFAHLFGRSDKLRYAGQLAMGFGLIFFGLSLMKDGFSPLKDHPGFAEMMHQFGAETTIRLLMSVMVGAVLTMIVQSSSAMLGVTIAMASVGLIDFEGAAALILGENIGTTITAQLAAIGATTNARRAAMFHSLVNVFGVGVMVLLFPLWIHAVDAIIPGPAGFVDAAGERPNITAHISMAHSSFNVVMVLVALPLLGWLVRGVERIVPESKKVHTSLKFLHTSMIEAPALAIEQGRQEVFHMAEIVKEMLEKTAAYYVDMRNPNMAERDRVLRLEKITDVIQHEITVFMARVAEAQMTTAQSDEIRAIVREADELESIADYCERLVGYRSRALKDGVEFSDAALADIQTHLKAVTDFYEAIIAHERAEDSAWMPEIQTEGDRLKELADRIRDAHLERAGRNECNPTAGIVFSDAIVALRRIRNHSYNLAEAFVGQK from the coding sequence GTGATCAAAGAACTGGTGTTCTTCGTCCTGGGCGGTCTGGGACTCTTCCTTTACGGAATGAAACTCCTCTCCGAGGGCCTCCAGGTGATGGCGGGCGACCGGCTCCGGCGCATCATCAGCGCGGTGACCGACAACCGCGTGCTGGGGGTGGGCACCGGCCTGCTGGTGACCATGATCGTCCAGTCCTCTTCGGTGACGACGGTGATGGTGGTCAGCTTCGTCAACGCCGGCGTGATGGAGCTCATGCAGGCGGCCAGCGTTGTGCTGGGCGCCAACATTGGCACGACGATCACGGGCTGGATCCTCGTTCTCAAGATTCACAAATACGCGCTTCCCATCCTGGGGCTCGGCACCTTTGCGCACCTGTTCGGCCGCAGCGACAAGCTGCGCTACGCAGGCCAGCTCGCCATGGGCTTTGGTCTCATATTCTTCGGGCTCTCACTGATGAAGGACGGATTCTCGCCGCTCAAGGACCATCCGGGCTTTGCCGAGATGATGCACCAGTTCGGCGCCGAGACGACCATTCGCCTGCTCATGAGCGTGATGGTCGGCGCCGTGCTCACCATGATCGTGCAGAGCTCGAGCGCCATGCTTGGCGTGACGATCGCCATGGCCAGCGTGGGGCTCATCGATTTCGAAGGGGCCGCAGCCCTGATCCTGGGCGAGAACATCGGCACCACAATTACCGCCCAGCTCGCCGCCATTGGCGCCACCACCAATGCCCGCCGCGCAGCCATGTTCCACAGCCTGGTCAACGTATTCGGCGTGGGGGTGATGGTACTGCTCTTCCCACTGTGGATTCACGCCGTGGACGCAATCATTCCAGGCCCGGCGGGTTTCGTGGACGCCGCCGGGGAGCGCCCGAACATCACGGCGCACATTTCGATGGCGCACAGTTCCTTCAATGTCGTGATGGTACTGGTGGCACTGCCGCTGCTGGGCTGGCTGGTGCGCGGCGTGGAACGCATCGTTCCCGAATCGAAGAAGGTTCACACGAGCCTCAAATTCCTGCACACTAGCATGATCGAAGCTCCTGCGCTGGCCATCGAGCAGGGGCGCCAGGAAGTCTTCCACATGGCCGAGATCGTCAAGGAAATGCTGGAAAAGACCGCCGCCTACTACGTCGACATGCGCAACCCGAACATGGCAGAGCGCGACCGCGTGCTTCGGCTCGAGAAAATCACCGATGTCATTCAGCACGAGATCACCGTCTTCATGGCGCGCGTTGCCGAGGCCCAGATGACCACGGCGCAGAGCGACGAGATCCGGGCCATCGTGCGCGAGGCCGACGAGCTCGAGAGCATTGCCGATTACTGCGAGCGGTTGGTGGGCTATCGCTCGCGCGCGCTCAAGGACGGGGTCGAATTCTCCGACGCCGCGCTGGCGGACATCCAGACCCACCTGAAGGCGGTCACGGACTTCTACGAGGCCATCATCGCCCACGAGCGGGCCGAGGACAGCGCCTGGATGCCCGAGATCCAGACCGAGGGGGACCGCCTCAAAGAGCTGGCCGACCGGATCCGCGACGCCCACCTGGAGCGTGCCGGGCGCAATGAGTGCAATCCCACCGCCGGAATCGTCTTCAGCGACGCGATCGTGGCCCTGCGGCGTATCCGCAATCACTCCTACAACCTCGCCGAGGCCTTCGTCGGGCAGAAGTAG
- the purH gene encoding bifunctional phosphoribosylaminoimidazolecarboxamide formyltransferase/IMP cyclohydrolase gives MSEKITRALLSVSDKEGIIELGKFLAGQGVEILSTGGTAHKLTEAGVPVIEVSDYTGFPEMMDGRVKTLHPKIHGGLLALRNNPSHVEAMNAHNIGGIDLVVVNLYPFEETIAKEGCAFEDAIENIDIGGPTMLRSAAKNHAHVTVVVEPGDYGRLMDEMKSGSTTAQFRFECACKVFSHTAAYDSAISNYLTARESADAEPAQFPGALNLNFVKKQDLRYGENPHQNGAFYVERAPSEPSIALAKQLHGKELSYNNILDTNAALELVKEFAETAAIVVKHTNPCGAALGSSISEAYEKARATDPVSAFGGIVALNRRVDMATADLLAETFLEVVIAPSYEKDALAKLQEKKNIRLLELPFEGGAYSELPKGTAGWELRRVVGGLLVQELDRGDAPQSDWKVVTKRAPSEEEMRALAFAWTCGKHVKSNAIVYAREGQLVGVGAGQMSRVDSARVGVEKAQLPIKGTVVASDAFFPFRDGLDQLAEAGAVAVIQPGGSVRDEEVIAAADEHGMAMVFTGYRHFRH, from the coding sequence ATGAGCGAGAAAATCACCCGCGCACTGCTGTCTGTTTCCGACAAAGAAGGCATCATCGAGCTTGGCAAGTTTCTGGCAGGGCAGGGCGTCGAGATCCTCTCCACCGGCGGCACGGCCCACAAGCTCACTGAGGCCGGCGTGCCGGTGATCGAGGTCTCCGACTACACCGGCTTTCCCGAGATGATGGACGGGCGGGTCAAAACCCTCCACCCGAAGATCCACGGCGGCCTGCTGGCCCTTCGCAACAATCCCTCCCACGTGGAGGCGATGAACGCCCACAACATCGGCGGCATCGATCTTGTGGTGGTGAACCTGTATCCCTTTGAAGAAACCATCGCCAAAGAGGGCTGCGCGTTTGAGGATGCCATCGAGAACATCGACATCGGCGGTCCCACGATGCTTCGCTCGGCGGCCAAGAACCACGCCCACGTGACCGTGGTGGTGGAGCCCGGCGACTACGGGCGCCTGATGGATGAGATGAAGAGCGGCTCGACCACCGCCCAGTTCCGTTTCGAGTGCGCGTGCAAGGTGTTCTCCCACACCGCCGCCTACGACTCGGCGATCTCGAACTACCTGACCGCCCGAGAGAGCGCAGACGCAGAGCCCGCACAATTCCCCGGGGCGCTCAACCTCAACTTCGTCAAGAAGCAGGACCTGCGCTACGGCGAGAATCCGCACCAAAATGGCGCCTTCTACGTTGAGCGCGCGCCCAGCGAGCCGTCGATCGCGCTGGCAAAGCAGCTCCACGGCAAGGAACTCTCCTACAACAACATTCTCGACACCAATGCAGCGCTCGAACTCGTCAAGGAGTTTGCCGAAACGGCTGCCATCGTGGTCAAGCACACCAACCCCTGCGGTGCCGCGCTGGGCAGCTCGATTTCCGAAGCCTACGAAAAAGCCCGCGCCACTGACCCGGTCAGCGCCTTTGGCGGAATCGTGGCATTGAACCGCCGGGTGGACATGGCGACGGCCGACCTGCTGGCCGAAACCTTTCTCGAAGTGGTGATCGCGCCTTCCTATGAAAAGGACGCGCTGGCCAAGTTGCAGGAGAAGAAGAACATCCGCCTGCTGGAGCTTCCCTTCGAGGGCGGCGCCTACAGCGAGCTGCCCAAGGGCACGGCCGGCTGGGAGCTGCGCCGCGTCGTGGGCGGCCTGCTGGTGCAGGAACTCGACCGCGGTGACGCGCCGCAATCCGACTGGAAAGTCGTAACGAAACGCGCGCCCAGCGAGGAAGAGATGCGCGCGCTGGCGTTCGCCTGGACCTGCGGCAAGCACGTCAAGAGCAACGCCATCGTCTATGCCCGCGAGGGGCAGCTCGTCGGCGTGGGCGCCGGGCAGATGAGCCGCGTGGATTCGGCGCGCGTGGGCGTAGAAAAAGCCCAGCTTCCCATCAAGGGAACGGTGGTGGCCTCGGATGCCTTCTTCCCGTTCCGCGACGGACTCGATCAGCTCGCCGAGGCCGGCGCTGTGGCTGTCATCCAGCCCGGCGGCAGCGTGCGCGATGAGGAAGTCATCGCCGCCGCCGACGAACACGGCATGGCGATGGTCTTTACCGGGTACCGCCACTTCCGCCACTGA